The sequence below is a genomic window from Oreochromis niloticus isolate F11D_XX linkage group LG3, O_niloticus_UMD_NMBU, whole genome shotgun sequence.
GTGTGGCCCTTCATGACCAAAGAACAACTCTGAAACCTTTATAAACCTGCAGAGctcttaaaagaagaaaaactaggTAGAAGTATATGTTAATCACTTATGTAAAGTATAGAGAAATATGGATCGCTGAAGACTTTTCATAATATAAGAAAGAAATCTAAAgaatatatcaaaatattaaGTTGAAAACTAAATGAAGGATGTTCTCATAATTCAAACAAGTCTGAAGAAGTAACAACCAAGCGAACAATGGGCTAAATGAGAATGAAGTTCTCCAATAGCCTTTACACCTGGTTTAGGATCTATCAGGAAGCTTGTGTGCAAAAATATTATGtatactgtatttatttttctcttaaaTTATATCTGTTTATTAGACTAAAATGGATAAATGAAGAACTGTTAACTGGAAATTGTTTTAGTGATTTGCATTATAAAATGTGTGAATGGCCAAACTAACTGTAAAGTTAAATCCaattattttccattttcaaaacttcactttaaatttttatattttaatgagtGAACAGGTTTATAATGAAAGCTACCAAAAGAAAGTGAAattcaattaagttttatttatatggcaccaaaTCCAAACAGTGGCCTGACTGCGCACAGCCATTAATTACAGCTGATCTATTTCTTAACCGTTTTCACGACAGattcgtttttttctttcctgttttgttcTCACTGAAGCTTCTGTTGTGAATATGTGATAAACATCAGGGGTGAGGTGAACTGTAACTAAAACTCCAGACTCACAGTAAAAACAATCATGCCAGTGTTATAGGATACAGCATCTACAGCAGTGTGAAGTTAGTTTCTTCATGGTTCAGAGGTTGCTCAGCAGAGGATAATTTAAAGATGCCATGATTGGTCAGAATTAGCCCATCAAAATATAATCAGTGTTATTTCTTTATAAAGACGGAAACCacgtttagttttttttttttaatttaatgtctattttttaaattaataaaaaataaaatctaactCCCCAGCATATAGTTTTGATTGGCAGGTGTGTAGAACAAACCTGATGACACAAACGCCCAGAAAACTTAATAATCAGCAAAACacagtctgtgaaggttctcagtcatccaggtcatcgtagtctctgcatctaaaggacaaatgTCACTCTTTtcaggatgccaatgttcacattttggacagagaaggcAGATTTGattggtttgaaagaggagtaatagaagccatttatgtccactgtgagcgaccatctttgaacagaggagTTGGCTtaaactgtctgccatctataatccagatttgagatcccttcccagacgccttaacgcccactcacatcctgggccatctgacctcaggaaatcacatgatagggtggggccaggtttcacaatgagctcacccgaaaccctggctgattgtgacctacacctgttttcacactttATCTCGTGTGATTTAGTAGAGGATCAACAGGGGTTCATGACCCTCATGGgtcactcccatagggcttaaaatctgggactctctaCCATTTGCTCttggaactgaagaagcttctcggatgagaggtgaaacttcttcaagcaacttacagaagtccagacgcttttctttctaatCTGCTTTGACAACTAAATACATCTGAACTTTGAGGGAAAATTAAACTGACTGATTCCAAAAACCAGCTTTAAACCTGTGTGGCTATTAgaagtgttggtcaagttacttgaaaaaagtaattagtaattaattactgattacttctccaaaaaagtaatcccattactttactgattttgatacttattttcaaaagtaattagttacttagttactttttgaaaacatgatacacaacctgaatagatAAAAGAAGCTGTGgactttcagcccaattctattttttatgcataatccatcatttaaaatataatcaaatGAAAGACTctcttttaaatatttgttttattagttttaatcttttaactttgtgcatcaagcaaaaattaaattatacacaacagtctttgacttgaaaaaattgttgaacatttaaacctattttctgcatatagaatagaatagaatagaattcaactttattgtcattgcacatgtcacaggtacagggcaacgaaatgcagtttgcatccatccagaagtgctttagccgcgatatagatatattacaatatatattagcaataatatagatgtgtaagtatattacagaaatgggtctattatggtatgttataatgtacacggtgtgaagtatgttatgaatattctataactataagtatgtacaggctgtagtgagtacaagctatgtacaggctatgaacaggatataaatatgaaataaaaactatacagaaatctgagatatacagttatacagaaatgtgaactatgcaagttataaacagttgtaggattgaaaaattatcatatgtacagaatgatattcacacagaactatacagtagtgcagttaggataattgtgatagtgataaagtgctagtggttgtgggtgtgtgtatgttcagtccatgagtttaacgtgggtcagatgtcaggaggcagagttcaggagtctgacagctgtggggaagaagctgttccggtacctggtggttttagtccggaggctcctgtagcgcctcccagagggcaggagggtgaagagtccatgtgatgggtgactggggtctctgatgattttcccagcccttttcagacaccgcttcctgtagatgtcctttatggcaggaagtggtgctccggcgatgcgctgggcagttttcgcgaccctctgcaacgccttccggtctgaggcagagcagttcccgtaccagactgttatacagttggtcaggatgctctcgatggtgcagcggtagaagttcaccaggatgtctgaggacaggtggttcttcctcagagtcctcaagaagaagaggcgctggtgagccttcttgaccagcttggagcagttggttgtccaggtgagatcctcggagatgtggactcccaggaacttgaagctgctcacacgctccacagccgtccccttaatgtggatgggtggatgtgggtcagcattcctcctgtagtccacgatgagctccttggtcttctcggtgttaagcagcaggttgtttgtgtcgcaccactcagccagatgatccacctcctccctgtaggcggtctcatcgttgtcgctgatgaggccaatcaccgtggtgtcatctgcaaacttaatgatggtgttagaaccatcagcaggtctgcagtcgtgggtgaagagggagtagaggaaagggctcatcacacagccttgtggtaccccggtgttcattgtgattgttgatgagcagcggttatccagtcggacatgttgagggcggttggtcaggaagtccagtaaccatttgcagatgagggaactgatgcccaggtctgtcagtttcctgatgagttgtgaggggtggattgtgttgaatgctgaactgaagtctataaacagcattctggcgtaggtgttgttgttgtccaggtgtgagaggacagagtgcagtgcgatggagactgcatcctctgtgctcctgttctggcggtatgcaaattggtgggggtcgagggtgggggggagacaggatttgaagtgtgctaagaccagctgctctaagcacttagtgatgatgggggtgagtgctactgggcggtagtcattgaggctagatgggttggagtttttgggtatcgggacgatggaggtggttttgaagcaggccggtaccacagcgtgggccaaggacaggttgaatatgtctgtcaggactcctgcaagctccccagaacacgctctgagaacacgcccggggatgccatcaggacctgcagccttgtggacattgatcctgctcagcaccgctcctacatcggtgggggagagagtcagaggttggtggtctggcgtcgtgtctgttttggttgtggtcgtggggttccctcgctcaaaacgagcataaaagttgttgagctcgttgaggaaggagacatcagagggTGTGGGGGAGGGTTTGATGGTCctatggtctggagtccttgccacatgcgtcgggggttggagttggagaagtgttcttctaccttctttttgtagtggtgtttggcttttttgatgcccttctttagattagccctggctgtactgtaggcgtgtgcatctcctgacctaaaagcagtgttgcgggccttcaggaggagacgaacatcccggttcatccaaggcttctggttggggtacatggtgatccgtttctgggtggtgacactgtctgtggtttcggagatgtaatccagtacagatgaggcgtactggtccaggtctgtgtgggtgaacatattccagtctgtgtttttaaatctgtcctggagcactgcgtctgtcccctctggccacactttaattgtcctcacagtaggtttcacacgttggatgagtggtgaatacctaggtgtgaggaacagggagagatggtccgattgtccaatgtgggggaggggtgttgctttgtaggctccagccaagttggaataaacatggtctaaagtcttgtctcctctggtgtggcaggagacatgttggtggaatctggggaggactgtctttaagttggtgtggttgaagtcgccagcaacaataaaagcagcctcggggtgtttatcctggtgtttgttaatggctgcagaaagttcttttatggccaacctagcattagcgtcgggggggatatatactgcagtgagtatgatcgaagtgagttctctggggagataataaggtctgcatttaaccattaaaaactccgcattaggtgagcagtgactctcagtagtagtggagttcatgcaccaagcattgttaatataaatgcacaaacctccacctctggtcttgccggagtcatctgctagcctgtcggctcggtgtgtgtggcgtcctgctaactcgatagcattgtccgggcagctgttgttcaactatgtttcggtgaaaaacatgacatttgagtccataatccgtctgttgttagtgatggagagccgtatctcatccattttgtttgccagagaacggacattggtgaggaaaatactgggtaaaggcagccgatgtggtgttagctttagcttagcCCGTAGCCCTCCGCGCCTACCTCGCCTTTGTTTACGTTCTCGGCGCCGTCTGCGTGCACTTCCGCCCGGcaggggagagtgggcagccTCCGGTGTTCTGGAGATCTCTGGGATGAGTCGGAGATCGGCGATAAAACTGttggagttatgagtccagatgTCCAGAAGCTCTTGTCTGCTGTAGGTCAGCAACGCACAGCAATTCTGGATGAATAATCCGGttaaaagtagataaaaaacCGCTAAATAGCATattctggagagacactgaGCCTCGCGTTGTtcacgcgccgccatcttggtcgacagaaaaatatatacagcatataaaatgaaatattttttgtttatactcactctttcaaatagatgcaagtaaaacacatcagaaaataaataaaaccaaagatTCAGTGGCACAAAGTCCTGTCactcttaaatctattgtcacctgtttagcaggagtggtgtgggtggaggtttgccctgcTGCAGGTGTGGGATTCTGGGTGTTTCTcggtgaatttcacattcccgtggcagcgtgctCTGTGCTTGCTCagaagtttagtttttttttgtttttgtttttctacactGCTGTAATGGAGACCAGGGGTTCCATTACCTCGTTTGTATTTTCATTAGTTAAGTGCTTGGAATCTAAAAGGTATATTAAAGGAAAATCACACAGTTGTTCTTATGGATTTTTATTAGGTTTATGTGATTTAGGCAACAGCTTGTAAAGGTGAAGAGACAAGGGGACTGGCCATCCTATCTGTGTCAGAAAACATATGTGCAAAAAGAGAACTGGTAACAGTACTCACCTGTCCTGGTTGCTTCTGGCAGGATGTGGAGCAaaaggctgtatcccaattcaggttctgcagcctcaaagtacgcagccttaacggtcctcaagggccgcgtactcaaagaccgctaaggccggaagtgcgaggcttgtgaaatgggacggtctcccgtcgcgctgcccaggttgcctagcaaccatcatactaacagctggaaacgtttcatccAGCTTTGTTTGacggaaatgaaggagaacatattttgtacatttgtttctacatgagctttgtgtgatttaataagtatttgaggctgagaccacaggactgtaaaacatgattgttcggcttcatttctgtactgaacagtcattttaagattagctagtaaataacaattaggcAATGTTGTTcctgagactaaagtcatctcactttggtaatgtaaatataatatggccaatattaaagctattatattaaacattattagttattacagcagtgaacttgacttgaactctgtgtcaaagatTAAAGTTGCAGTtaattatatttcctatcaccttaaatcttcactcaaagacaagtttctttgacagtgtatatgtagatgtattatatataacagacaaatattgttccttcagtatgttggcattactaaatttggctcaatgcttacatatatgtataaaaagaaaatgtacgagctgtgaaaactgtttctgatagaatgaagatcagactgatatatgaaatattcctttattgggtgagaaaatcagaccatgtcataactgctttaagtcatacagaatagatatcagagccttaaacaggctgacttctgctaaatgggtcaaactgggcagaaagtacacaaacacataacatccttatagaatatgatgtaacactatagatcaacttagctcagaatatataaagcatataaacaattacagcatttcACATAGCAGAGAAATGCTCATTGAAGCCCATCAATAACATAACACTGAGtgttgttcctccaggtgagtgagtagagttgagtgtgtgtgtgatcagaggtgaagctgcttcctggttgttgatgtttgtttctaaagatgttgttgatgagactttgtagaaagcagctggtctgagtgatgtgatcagagtgcagtagataatgtctgacagcagtttgaagaggaaatggattctgttctgttcttcactcatcacctacctgacagctgacacctcacacctgtttctcacctgcaggtcagacacgAGGACAAGAGAAGAATGGGGGGAAGAAGGAGGATGGATCTGTTGTACTGCTGTGcttcttgttgctgctgttgttttcttGACCTACAGAAAATATACAAAAGGCTCAGTATTCTGTTGGACATCAGCCTGTTTCAGGCATCTCAGGGCTTCATACAGATAACTGTGAGACTCCTGCTGCTATTACAAACCGTTAGTGTTGACTTTCagaatgtggaaaaaaagcGAGATTCAGCTTTAGCGTTCAAATATGTCCCAACTTTAGTTTTAGGTAACACTTTGTAATAACCATtattaataaatgatgaattgcTATTTACCTTAAGTTCAAAGTTAttattaaacaataaaatcagaATTCATAGACAACAAACATTAACTCTATTTATTAATGTTTGCTGTTGGTCCTGTCCTGGTGGACTAAACCTCACACTCAGTGACAGCTGGGATCGGCTCCAGCCCTGTTGAACTGAATTTTGCCAGCGAATGAGAAACTAGAAGGAAATTTACTTCTTCACAAATAGTTGGTTTAGAAACAAGATCTTTTACAAAAACATTCAGATAATCCTCACAGATGTTGTTTATGAAAGCATGTACTGTATAAGTAGGCAGATTGATAACTCGTTACATTGTGTGTTTACATTTATTAGAGATGGTTATTAGAAGGTTTTACAAGacttaatttttcatttcatcaaACCTGTTCAGACCGTGTTAGTGTCTCTGAGCTCTCTGTCAGCGACTCTGTGATCTACAGTGTTTGTTCatcttcattcatttttcacAGGATTGATTAACACCATTTAAAACAGTATTACAAACTTAACATCAACTTAAATTAGTGTTACAGTACAGCTTCTTTACACTGTGCAAGAATTCAACGTAcaagattatatatatataatattatatatattcgTTTCATCTTTCTGTTCAGCAGCTGTTTATAAGATCAAACTTGTTCTGCGAAGATTGAGCTGCACAAACTGTTGCTCGGGTAGAGATCAGCTGTTACAGAATAATTACAGTCACTGACTAAATCAAATGACATGACAAACACTGTATAAAATAATCTGAACAACATAGCAAATACTGTGAATTATAGGGAATCAATAACACTGTTAGAAAAAGCGTCTTGAAAAAACGGtgatattccggcagctggggcgccaaaatatgACCGtataattacagaaaataactCCCGCATACAAATACGGTTATTTCCAGTAATGAAAATACAATTAGTTGCGCTAATTTGACATGGGATCTCACcttttttaagtgattttaaacattaacgtaggaacatgttaatgtcattaaacagtgaaatcatctataaatggggaaaaaaaaacatctcaaaaaaacagtaatattccggcagctgaaTCAGGGAATTCCTTCAACgtttttatcctgaacgtcacctgaaataaagagcatctctgccaacgtccaattacattttactgtttacattataacaCTCAGCTTACTGAGAGAAAATGAGtcttcatttttccaaacagttcATTCAGTATAACTCCATAAGTTTACTGATCAGACTTGTTCCAAACACTCAGGTTAAAATTACaagataataaaattaaatacatcctcacagtaactgcacttgtagagttactttctggtgtggatctgttggtgttttttcagCTGATGTGGagttttaaaagtcttctcacacaggtcacatttataaggtctctcctcagtgtggctaaacatgtgttgttgtaactgtgcatctgttgtaaacagtttcccacactgatcacagaagGAAACTTCATTTCTAGTGTGAATCCGTAGGTGAATATTTCGGTAGTGTTTCTCGCTGAAACTTTTTCCACaaaagtcacagctgtacgccttaattccagagtgggtaactagatgcttCTGTAAGTGGCCATTTAGAACAAAAGCCTTACCACACAATTCACAGCTgtaagctttaactccactgtggatgagttggtgcgtttttaagtttccagcccggttaaaagactttccacacaactcacagctgtaaggtttaactccactgtggatgagttggtgagtttttaagcttccagcctgggcaaaagactttccacacaactcacagctgtaaggtttaactccactgtggatgagttggtgtgtttttaaacttCCAGTCCGGGTAAAAgacttcccacactcatcacagctgtacggtttaactccactgtggacgagttggtgtgtttttaagcttccagcctgGGCAAAAgacttcccacactcatcacagctgtacggtttaactccactgtggacgaGTTGGTGTGATTTTAAATGTCCACTCtgggtaaaatccttcccacactcatcacagctgtaggtTTTCTCTCGCTTTCTTCTGTGAgatttgtcggcctcctgagagcgctgacttcttgctccatgttggtcctgcagtgacagagatacaaacagaggcagtgagttaAT
It includes:
- the LOC109201383 gene encoding zinc finger protein 430-like encodes the protein MSSTQKDQHGARSQRSQEADKSHRRKREKTYSCDECGKDFTQSGHLKSHQLVHSGVKPYSCDECGKSFAQAGSLKTHQLVHSGVKPYSCDECGKSFTRTGSLKTHQLIHSGVKPYSCELCGKSFAQAGSLKTHQLIHSGVKPYSCELCGKSFNRAGNLKTHQLIHSGVKAYSCELCGKAFVLNGHLQKHLVTHSGIKAYSCDFCGKSFSEKHYRNIHLRIHTRNEVSFCDQCGKLFTTDAQLQQHMFSHTEERPYKCDLCEKTFKTPHQLKKHQQIHTRK